A region of Antedon mediterranea chromosome 8, ecAntMedi1.1, whole genome shotgun sequence DNA encodes the following proteins:
- the LOC140057835 gene encoding lysosomal protective protein-like, which produces MNNFCLTLLVTVSVGLVCVGSVKCRRNGGANPDEVLALPGLAVQPNFKHYSGYLKASGTKKLHYWFVESQSKPETDPVTLWMNGGPGCSSLDGMLSELGPFHLRDDGKTVYMNPYSWNNASNVLFLEAPAGVGFSYSDDKKYATNDDEVSMDNYLALQDFFTKFPQFANNSFYVTGESYGGIYVPTLSMRILKGNASINMKGFAVGNGLSSYALNDDSLIYFGYYHGLFGLDLWTQLQTSCCNDTACNFHDNTQSECSLVVGEAMNIIYNIGLNVYNLYGDCAGGIPPHVKTFKAAMSNLFRAYKIKYKPLIKNTMKISESPPCINATAIITYLNDPAVRKALHIPDTVQDWDICSDIVGAQYTRTYDTMFTQYQSLLQKYRGMVYNGDIDMACNFLGDEWFVESLKLDKVGDRREWVVNSQIAGFVQDYKNLSLVTIKGAGHMVPQDKPAESLKMFTSFINSIPLK; this is translated from the exons ATGAATAACTTTTGTTTAACCTTGTTGGTTACGGttagtgtaggcctagtgtGTGTCGGGAGCGTAAAATGCAGACGGAACGGAGGAGCCAACCCTGATGAAGTTCTTGCTCTGCCTGGTCTAGCGGTCCAACCCAACTTCAAACATTACTCTGGCTACTTGAAAGCCAGTGGAACTAAGAAGTTACACTATTG GTTTGTAGAGTCCCAGTCAAAACCAGAAACCGATCCAGTGACATTGTGGATGAATGGAGGACCTGGTTGCAGCTCCTTAGATGGAATGCTGTCTGAACTTGGACCATTTCAT CTTCGTGACGATGGGAAAACTGTCTATATGAACCCTTACAGCTGGAACAATGCATCTAATGTTCTATTCCTTGAGGCACCTGCAGGAGTAGGTTTTTCCTACTCGGACGACAAGAAATATGCCACTAATGATGATGAA gTATCAATGGATAACTACTTGGCTCTTCAAGATTTCTTCACCAAGTTCCCACAGTTTGcaaataattcattttatgtaACTGGCGAAAGTTACGGAGGCATTTACGTTCCAACTTTGTCAATGAGAATCTTGAAAGGGAATGCGTCTATTAACATGAAG GGCTTTGCTGTTGGAAATGGTTTATCTAGCTATGCTCTTAATGACGATTCTCTCATCTATTTTGGGTATTATCACGGCCTATTTGGACTTGA CTTATGGACTCAGCTTCAAACCAGCTGTTGTAATGATACTGCCTGCAATTTCCATGACAACACACAATCTGAATGCTCTCTTGTG GTTGGTGAAGCGATGAACATCATCTACAACATTGGTTTAAATGTTTACAACTTGTATGGCGATTGTGCTGGAGGAATCCCACCACATGTTAAAACCTTTAAGGCCGCCATGTCCAACCTGTTTAGAGCTTACAAGATTAAGTATAAGCCATTG atAAAAAACACAATGAAAATAAGTGAAAGCCCACCATGTATAAATGCAACAGCCATCATTACCTATCTAAATGATCCAGCTGTACGCAAAGCTTTACATATTCCAGATACTGTACAAGACTGGGACATCTGCAG TGATATTGTGGGAGCGCAATACACAAGGACATATGATACAATGTTCACCCAATACCAATCACTACTCCAAAAGTACCGTGGAATGGTCTACAATGGAGACATCGACATGGCGTGCAACTTCCTCGGCGATGAGTGGTTTGTCGAGTCGCTGAAGCTTGACAAGGTCGGCGATCGCAGAGAATGGGTAGTAAACAGTCAAATAGCTGGTTTTGTACAAGACTACAAGAATCTGTCACTTGTGACTATAAAAGGAGCTGGACATATGGTGCCGCAAGACAAGCCTGCAGAATCTTTGAAAATGTTTACATCATTTATTAACAGTATCCctctaaaataa
- the LOC140057836 gene encoding histone H3-like — protein sequence MARTKQTARKSTGGKAPRKQLATKAARKSAPATGGVKKPHRYRPGTVALREIRRYQKSTELLIRKLPFQRLIREIAQDFKTDLRFQSSAVLALQEAAEAYLVGLFEDTNLCAIHAKRVTIMPKDIQLARRIRGERA from the exons ATGGCAAGAACAAAACAAACAGCTCGTAAATCCACTGGTGGCAAGGCCCCTAGGAAGCAACTAGCAACTAAGGCTGCACGGAAAAGTGCTCCGGCTACAGGTGGTGTAAAGAAACCTCACAGATACAGACCAG GTACCGTTGCTCTCCGTGAAATCCGGCGTTACCAGAAGAGCACCGAACTCTTGATCCGTAAGCTACCATTCCAACGTCTCATCAGAGAAATCGCTCAGGATTTCAAGACTGATCTCCGCTTCCAAAGCTCTGCTGTCTTGGCTCTTCAAGAGGCTGCTGAGGCCTACCTGGTCGGGCTGTTTGAAGATACTAACTTGTGCGCTATTCACGCAAAGAGGGTAACCATCATGCCGAAGGATATCCAACTCGCACGTAGAATACGCGGAGAACGTGCATGA